From the Megalops cyprinoides isolate fMegCyp1 chromosome 21, fMegCyp1.pri, whole genome shotgun sequence genome, one window contains:
- the LOC118796421 gene encoding uncharacterized protein LOC118796421, which translates to MWLRLFDLIKKSVASRYIRMACDVLSPRGETKHSCRRQWLSFCKTREKPSKLAVSQSNRFNTYFEGAAGLIHHHTDIIHFFSDPHVSSTFDWPNVIQESVADDANDEVIQALVCVIAIVYCKILGPYWQLLKSSAEYVYFHRYVHCLHQNLMQWSVDASLLLLPVYSDSNVFHQFPLQEKSFDGVFSYCSPENQHTSLIRKCLEKMMEKLAVVTETNLKDFLPGGVYCQDPAPETCAKLRTCQLSHLMSEYPYGHAYPYKCKRSDISAVLPTTNSAVASKDDSSILKRNGIIHPKKGLCSQGKTLSILGKPSEDADLKENENLQDGFTKNSILASVAKNGGPCTSKQDVDCLLAKMEGASHAQKREAIRATDCPNPTRSLSSDTNPVCISPSVVELLMEVKTAELLAIF; encoded by the exons ATGTGGCTGAGACTGTTTGACCTCATTAAGA AAAGTGTAGCTTCACGCTATATCCGTATGGCCTGTGATGTTTTGAGTCCTCGTGGTGAAACAAAGCACAGTTGTAGAAGACAATGGCTCAGTTTCTGCAAGACAAGAGAAAAACCTTCTAAATTAGCTGTAAGTCAGTCCAATCGCTTCAACACCTATTTTGAGGGTGCTGCAGGCCTCATTCACCATCATACTGAcatcatccattttttttcagaccCTCATGTTTCTAGCACTTTTGACTGGCCAAATGTCATACAGGAAAGTGTCGCAGATGATGCCAATGATGAGGTTATCCAGGCTCTTGTTTGTGTTATTGCCATTGTCTACTGCAAAATTCTCGGCCCTTACTGGCAGCTTCTGAAGAGCAGTGCGGAGTATGTATACTTTCACAGATATGTCCACTGCCTTCACCAAAACCTCATGCAGTGGTCTGTGGATGCTTCACTTCTCCTCTTGCCAGTGTACTCAGACAGCAATGTATTCCACCAGTTTCCTCTGCAAGAAAAGAGTTTTGATGGGGTGTTTTCATACTGCAGTCCTGAGAACCAACACACTTCCCTAATCAGGAAATGTCTGGAGAAGATGATGGAAAAACTTGCAGTAGTTACTGAAACAAATCTGAAGGATTTCTTGCCAGGTGGAGTGTACTGTCAAGACCCTGCTCCAGAAACGTGTGCTAAACTGAGAACCTGCCAGCTGTCACATTTGATGAGTGAGTACCCATATGGCCACGCCTACCCCTACAAGTGTAAAAGATCAGACATTTCAGCTGTTCTACCAACGACCAATTCTGCTGTTGCTTCCAAAGATGATTCTTCCATTCTTAAGAGAAATGGCATCATTCATCCAAAAAAAGGACTTTGTTCTCAAGGCAAAACTCTAAGCATTTTGGGAAAGCCAAGTGAAGATGCAGAtctgaaggaaaatgaaaaccTCCAAGATGGCTTTACCAAGAATTCAATCCTTGCTTCTGTTGCTAAAAATGGAGGACCATGCACAAGCAAGCAAGATGTAGACTGCTTGTTAGCCAAAATGGAGGGCGCCAGTCATGCTCAGAAACGGGAAGCAATTCG
- the fbxl6 gene encoding F-box/LRR-repeat protein 6 has protein sequence MSNIRSVAKSKRKKTSNVYRTPSLGYTIQQGEDMLLIISNEPKRKVYKRKRLGEGRARCPAVKVKTKTLNAGIKYKVSAEDVGHKLSRHNSEDCYDRWGQNLPVEILVNIFQLVVNQEGAIPFLCRVSRVCKLWNGAAASPVLWCSVSVGYCWIEPGKTQLPRTELKIQNTICWLAQNRFTHLREFSLCHWKKHVDYVVQVISQHCPRLSALKLSYCSGITEKGFQSLGSNCPALECIDMQFSELQVEALVSFLDTHGTQIRKILFTYGSKSDRLLSVIAGGCCPELKLLEINTKLDGGYCQLPICIQALQRGCPKLQVFRMLNVTPMPKTSRKASCSTSGFPHLEELCMASSSVSFITNQDLNTLLHGSPNLRVLDVRNCTRITSAVLSTLPCEKLECLYWGLYIGSHNMMSSRKGIHLLTRKWSNTLLELDITSQAFSEEDLEIAMGNLADGGGADRLRSLNLSGTRITSHALRSIIRQCSVLSYLNLSSCRYLPRGLKRVYRSWEEIQQLLDKLP, from the exons ATGTCCAACATACGTTCAGTTGCAAAAAGCAAGAGGAAGAAGACGTCAAACGTTTATAGGACCCCTAGCCTTGGTTACACTATTCAACAAGGGGAGGACATGCTTCTGATCATCTCCAATGAGCCCAAGAGGAAAGTCTACAAAAGAAAGAGACTCGGAGAAGGCAGAGCCAGATGTCCTGCTGTAAAAGTGAAAACGAAGACGTTGAATGCTGGCATAAAATACAAGGTGTCTGCTGAGGATGTTGGTCACAAGCTGAGTAGACATAATTCAGAGGACTGCTATGACAGATGGGGTCAGAACCTACCTGTGGAGATCTTAGTGAACATATTTCAGCTGGTGGTTAATCAAGAAGGAGCTATACCATTCCTTTGCAG GGTGAGCCGAGTTTGCAAGCTTTGGAATGGGGCAGCAGCCAGTCCAGttctgtggtgcagtgtgtctgttggCTACTGCTGGATTGAGCCTGGTAAGACACAGTTACCCAGAACAGAACTGAAGATCCAGAACACTATATGCTGGCTGGCTCAGAACAG ATTCACTCATTTAAGAGAATTTTCTCTTTGTCACTGGAAAAAACATGTGGACTATGTTGTCCAG gtcatttcacagcactgcCCCCGGCTCTCCGCCCTTAAACTGTCATATTGTTCAGGTATAACTGAGAAGGGCTTTCAGAGCCTTGGGAGCAACTGCCCTGCACTAGAATGCATCGACATGCAGTTCTCAGAG CTACAGGTTGAAGCCCTGGTCAGTTTCCTGGATACTCATGGGACTCAAATAAGAAAAATTCTCTTCACCTATGGGTCTAAAAGTGACAGACTTCTGTCTGTTATTGCA gGAGGATGTTGCCCTGAACTAAAATTGCTAGAAATTAATACTAAACTGGATGGTGGGTATTGTCAACTTCCTATCTGTATCCAGGCTTTGCAAAGGGGCTGCCCTAAATTACAG GTATTTAGAATGCTCAATGTCACGCCAATGCCCAAAACAAGCCGCAAAGCATCATGCTCCACATCTGGCTTCCCACATCTGGAGGAACTGTGTATggcctcctcctctgtgtccttcaTAACTAATCAGGACCTGAACACTCTGCTCCACGGTTCACCCAACCTGCGAGTTCTGGATGTGCGTAACTGTACGCGCATCACCTCAGCTGTTCTCTCCACACTGCCCTGTGAGA AGCTGGAGTGTCTGTATTGGGGGCTGTACATTGGCAGCCACAACATGATGTCATCCAGGAAAGGCATTCACCTCCTAACAAGGAAGTGGAGCAACACACTACTGGAACTGGACATCACCAGCCAGGCCTTCTCAGAGGAAGACCTTGAGATTGCTATGGGCAACCTGGCTGACGGTGGTGGAGCAGACAGACTGCGTTCTCTCAATCTCAGTGGGACAAGGATCACCTCACATGCTCTCAG atcGATTATAAGACAATGTTCAGTGCTCAGCTACCTCAATCTGTCATCCTGCCGCTATCTTCCCAGAGGTCTGAAGAGGGTGTATCGTAGCTGGGAAGAGATCCAACAACTACTCGACAAATTGCCATGA